A stretch of Telopea speciosissima isolate NSW1024214 ecotype Mountain lineage chromosome 11, Tspe_v1, whole genome shotgun sequence DNA encodes these proteins:
- the LOC122646441 gene encoding uncharacterized protein LOC122646441 isoform X1 — protein sequence MNARLIVFPIKGRNWCFSRSVNPSAITSESESHSAQASPTLRGLWKKISSNGKPMNENAELIVDFISDKMNRAWMGFESAPVGSLKNKIHGLGLRLLSGVKPSEILLKSITKDVTKIEITYPKSLNPRLVRQRLRHIAMR from the exons ATGAATGCTCGATTGATAGTTTTTCCAATCAAAGGAAGAAACTGGTGTTTTAGCAGATCAGTTAATCCATCAGCTATTACTAGCGAGTCGGAATCCCATTCTGCTCAAGCTTCTCCCACTCTTAGAGGTCTTTGGAAGAAAATCTCCTCTAATGGGAAACCAATGAATGAGAATGCCGAACTCATTGTAGACTTTATCTCTGATAAG ATGAATCGAGCTTGGATGGGTTTTGAGAGCGCTCCTGTTGgaagtttaaaaaataagataCATGG TTTGGGACTGCGTCTTTTGTCTGGTGTTAAACCTTCTGAGATTTTGTTGAAATCCATTACTAAGGATGTTACGAAGATCGAAATTACCTATCCGAAAAG CTTAAATCCACGTCTGGTACGCCAAAGGTTAAGACATATTGCTATGAGGTAA
- the LOC122646441 gene encoding uncharacterized protein LOC122646441 isoform X2, which yields MNARLIVFPIKGRNWCFSRSVNPSAITSESESHSAQASPTLRGLWKKISSNGKPMNENAELIVDFISDKMNRAWMGFESAPVGSLKNKIHGLGLRLLSGVKPSEILLKSITKDVTKIEITYPKSPILAY from the exons ATGAATGCTCGATTGATAGTTTTTCCAATCAAAGGAAGAAACTGGTGTTTTAGCAGATCAGTTAATCCATCAGCTATTACTAGCGAGTCGGAATCCCATTCTGCTCAAGCTTCTCCCACTCTTAGAGGTCTTTGGAAGAAAATCTCCTCTAATGGGAAACCAATGAATGAGAATGCCGAACTCATTGTAGACTTTATCTCTGATAAG ATGAATCGAGCTTGGATGGGTTTTGAGAGCGCTCCTGTTGgaagtttaaaaaataagataCATGG TTTGGGACTGCGTCTTTTGTCTGGTGTTAAACCTTCTGAGATTTTGTTGAAATCCATTACTAAGGATGTTACGAAGATCGAAATTACCTATCCGAAAAG CCCCATACTTGCTTATTGA